Proteins co-encoded in one Sebastes umbrosus isolate fSebUmb1 chromosome 20, fSebUmb1.pri, whole genome shotgun sequence genomic window:
- the prkcea gene encoding protein kinase C epsilon type — protein MPVFSGLLKVRVCEAVDLKPTNWALRHAVGKSGSFLLDPYLALNLDQTRLGQTATRTKTNSPAWHQEFCTEVREGRSLELSVFHDAPIGYDDFVANCTIQLEDLLQNGTRHYEDWIDLEPEGKVYVVIDLSGSSTEATGTNENEERVFRERIGPRRRQGAVRRRVHQVNGHKFMATYLRQPTYCSHCRDFIWGVLGKQGYQCQVCTCVVHKRCHELIITKCAGMKKQEDLPEEVGSQRFSVNMPHKFSIHNYKVPTFCDHCGSLLWGLMRQGLQCKVCKMNVHRRCETNVAPNCGVDARGIAKVLADLGVTPDKISNTAQRRRKLTPGQDPPQSPPELSQTEDNSFSQPAVPTSPSQQDLAQLDRLQDALSLDQQGPQHSSSSSSSSSSTTSSSSSSSSAGRENGQIQRRTLKDFNFIKVLGKGSFGKVMLAELKGTEEVYAVKVLKKDVILQDDDVDCTMTEKRILALARRHPYLTQLYCCFQTRDRLFFVMEYVNGGDLMFQIQRSRKFDEPRSRFYAAEVTSALMFLHRNGVIYRDLKLDNILLDAEGHCKLADFGMCKEGIKNGVTTTTFCGTPDYIAPEILQELEYGASVDWWALGVLMYEMMAGQPPFEADNEDDLFESILHDDVLYPVWLSKEAVSILRAFMTKNPAKRLGCVVTQGCEEAIKTHAFFREIDWVLLEQRKVKPPFKPRIKTKRDVNNFDQDFTKEDPVLTPTDEAIIRQINQEEFKDFSYCAPEETQT, from the exons ATGCCTGTGTTCAGTGGCCTGTTGAAGGTGCGAGTGTGTGAGGCGGTAGACCTGAAGCCCACAAATTGGGCCCTGCGTCACGCCGTGGGGAAGAGCGGCTCCTTCCTCCTGGACCCTTACCTGGCCTTGAATCTGGACCAGACCCGGCTGGGCCAGACCGCCACCAGGACCAAGACCAACAGCCCCGCCTGGCACCAGGAGTTCTGCACCGAGGTCCGAGAGGGACGGAGTCTGGAGCTGTCCGTGTTCCACGACGCGCCCATCGGGTACGATGACTTCGTGGCCAACTGCACCATCCAGCTGGAGGACCTGCTGCAGAATGGGACCAGGCACTATGAGGACTGG ATTGACTTGGAGCCGGAGGGGAAGGTGTACGTGGTCATCGATCTGTCCGGATCCTCCACCGAAG CCACGGGGACCAATGAGAATGAGGAGCGGGTGTTTCGAGAGAGGATCGGCCCTCGCCGGCGACAGGGCGCCGTCCGAAGACGCGTCCATCAAGTCAACGGACACAAGTTCATGGCCACCTACCTGAGACAACCAACCTACTGCTCACATTGCAGAGATTTTATCTG GGGCGTGCTGGGGAAGCAGGGATACCAGTGTCAGG TGTGTACGTGTGTCGTCCACAAGCGCTGCCATGAGCTCATCATCACCAAGTGTGCCGGGATGAAGAAGCAGGAGGACTTACCTGAGGAG GTGGGTTCACAGCGGTTCAGTGTTAACATGCCCCATAAGTTCAGTATCCACAACTACAAGGTTCCCACCTTCTGTGACCACTGTGGCTCCCTGCTGTGGGGCCTCATGAGGCAGGGCCTGCAGTGCAAAG tGTGTAAGATGAATGTGCACCGGCGCTGTGAGACCAATGTAGCTCCTAACTGCGGTGTGGACGCCCGAGGAATCGCTAAAGTCCTGGCTGACCTGGGAGTCACACCCGACAAGATCTCCAACACCGCACAGCGCAGGAGGAAG ttGACTCCAGGGCAGGACCCTCCCCAGTCTCCTCCTGAGCTCTCCCAGACTGAGGACAACAGCTTCAGCCAGCCAGCTGTCCCCACCTCCCCCTCACAGCAGG ACTTGGCACAGTTAGATCGCCTGCAGGACGCGCTGTCACTCGACCAGCAGGGACCCcaacactcctcctcctcctcctcttcttcctcttccaccacctcctcctcctcgtcctcttcctcggCAGGCAGGGAGAACGGACAGATCCAGAGGAGGACCCTCAAGGACTTCAACTTTATCAAGGTTCTCGGCAAAGGCAGCTTCGGCAAG GTGATGTTGGCGGAGCTAAAGGGGACGGAGGAGGTTTACGCCGTCAAAGTGTTGAAGAAGGACGTGATCCTGCAGGACGACGACGTGGACTGCACCATGACCGAGAAGCGCATCCTGGCCCTCGCCCGCCGACACCCCTACCTCACCCAGCTCTACTGCTGCTTCCAGACACGG gaccgtttgttttttgtaatggaATATGTGAACGGAGGAGACCTGATGTTCCAGATTCAgcgatccaggaagtttgacgAGCCTCGCTCTCGTTTCTACGCCGCCGAAGTCACCTCAGCCCTCATGTTCCTGCACCGCAACGGGGTCATCTACAG GGATCTGAAGCTGGATAACATCCTGTTGGATGCAGAGGGACACTGTAAGCTGGCAGACTTCGGCATGTGCAAAGAGGGCATCAAGAACGGAGTGACCACCACAACCTTCTGTGGCACGCCTGACTACATCGCCCCTGAG ATCCTGCAGGAGCTGGAGTACGGAGCCTCTGTGGACTGGTGGGCCCTGGGCGTGCTAATGTATGAGATGATGGCCGGACAGCCTCCGTTCGAAGCTGATAACGAAGACGACTTGTTCGAGTCGATTCTCCACGACGACGTCCTCTACCCCGTGTGGCTCAGCAAAGAAGCCGTTTCTATCCTCAGAGCG ttCATGACCAAGAACCCGGCCAAGCGTCTGGGCTGCGTGGTGACCCAGGGCTGTGAGGAGGCCATCAAGACCCATGCCTTCTTCAGAGAGATCGACTGGGTGCTGCTGGAGCAGAGAAAAGTCAAACCACCCTTTAAACCCCGGATT AAGACCAAGCGAGATGTGAATAACTTTGACCAGGACTTCACCAAGGAGGACCCGGTGTTGACGCCCACGGACGAGGCCATCATCCGACAGATCAACCAGGAGGAGTTCAAAGACTTCTCCTACTGCGCCCCCGAGGAGACGCagacctaa